The Mucilaginibacter rubeus genomic interval AACGAGCGCTTTGCGGTTTGGGCATGCGTATAAACAAAGGAACAAGTAGTTATTGCTAACAACATCCAGGTTTTACCTGCCCCATTTAGTCTGCGGCTAATGGCATGGAATATTTTCATGTTTTGATGATATCTTGTTTATCTATTACTTATTCCGGATATTACTTAAAAGCAAAGCCAGTTCCTTCACTTTATCGGGATATTTTGTAGCGAGGTTAGTTTGCTCGCCTATATCTTCATTTAAATTATATAGCTGAGGCAAACCCAGGTTTCCGGTTTCGATATTTACCAGCTTCATAACTGCTTCGCCATTATTGGGTGGAATATACTTCCACCCGTCCTTAACAATGGCTATGGAGTTACCAATACCTTGCTCAACCAGCAAAGAACGCCCGTTTTTGTTTTGACCCAGCAAAGCATCAAGCACATTTTCGCTGTCAGATGCATCACCTGTCGGGATTGGTTGGCCGAGCAATTTCGAAAAAGAAGCGATAAGATCGATCTGGCTTACCATTGCCGATGATACCTGAGGATTAATTTTACCAAGCCAGCTAACAAGAAACGGCACACGGGTACCTCCTTCCAGTACACTGTATTTTCCACCCCTTAGCGGACCGGCCGGTGGATGCCCCTTAAATTTTTCTTCAGCCTCGTCCTGGTAGCCATCGTCCAGTACAGGGCCATTATCGCTACTGAAAACTATTAGCGTATTTTTCTCCAGACCGAGGTACTTTAGCTGCTTCATTATTTCACCAACCGTCCAATCCAGTTGCAGTATGGCATCACCGCGCAGGCCTCGCCCACTCTTGCCTTTAAAACGCGTTGCAGGCATCCTGGGTACATGCGGTTCGGTAAGGGCAAAATACAGAAAGAACGGTTCTTTGCGCTGATCCTCGATGAACCCCTCGGCTTTGGCCAAAAAAGTAGAAGATAATTCCTCATCAGTCCAGTGGGCCAGCTTCCCGCCACTCATATAGCCAATTCTGCCTATTCCATTTACAATGGTTTGGTTGTGCCCCTGTCCCGGCGAAGATTTCAGTTTGAGCAGTTCAGGATGTTCTTCACCAGTGGGATCATTACCTATCTTTTTGCTATAATCAACCGATATAGGATCGTTGGCTTCCAGTGCCAGTACTTTATGATTTTCTAAGAAAACGGTCGGTACCCGATCTGCTGTAGCCGGAAAAATAAATGAATAGTCAAAACCTACCTCGTTGGGGCCCGGCTTTACTTCGCCGTTCCAATCCTTAGCAACCGCTTCTCCTAAACCAAGATGCCATTTACCCACAATTGCGGTCCGGTATCCGGCCTTTTTAAAAAGATTAGGTAAAGTAGTTTTATCTGTGGGGATGATCAGTGCTGCATCGCCGGGCAGGATAGCAGTTCCAGTTTGGCGCCATGGGTATTTACCCGTCATTAAAGCATACCTTGATGGCGTACACGTTGCAGAAGTAGCGTGGGCATTGGTAAACCTGATACCCGAGGCTGCCAGCTTATCTAAATTGGGCGTATGGATCCCGTTTTTGCTGTAGCAACTCAGGTCTCCATAACCCAAATCATCAGCATAAATATAAATTACATTGGGGAGGGGCGCATGCTTACTCCTTCTTTGTGCCGATACAATAACCGGTACAACAAGTAGTAAAGCGACAAACACATTACGGTACATAGGCAGATAAATTGACGGTTTCAATTTATAATTTTTTCATGGCCTGCCTGCAATTATTTTCATATTGGTACTAATGCCACTTTAACACAAAGCGAAACTATAGCCATTAAATAAATCGCAACAACCGCGATAATTATACTAATCACAGCAGTTACCGGAAAAAGCATACAAATCCCCGGGATTCGTATTATCTCCTGCCCGGCATTTCAGCGGAACTTTACGTCGTTATTTAAAAACAAATAAGATGAACAAGACCATATTAATAACCGGTGCCAGCAGTGGTATCGGTGCGGCAACTGCCAAACTATTTCAAGCTAAAGGATGGAACGTTATTGCTACTATGCGGCAACAGGAAAAACAAACAGAATTAAATGCAACAGATAACCTATTGCTTACCAGGCTCGATGTATTGGATTTGGAATCTATCCAAAACGCAGTAAATGAAGGCATAAAAAAATTTGGAAAGATAGATGTACTGGTTAATAATGCAGGCTACGGCGCGTTCGGGATCCTGGAATCTTTTACAAGGGATCAAATCATCCGCCAGTTCAACACCAATGTCATCGGACTTGTTGACGTTACCAAAGCCCTTCTACCCCATTTCCGCGCTAACAAAAGCGGTGTGATCATCAATATTTCTTCTATTGGCGGAAAAATGACCTTCCCATTGGGCACGTTATATCACGGAACAAAATTCGCGGTTGAAGGTATCTCAGAATCCCTAAGCTACGAAGTAGAAGAATTTGGTGGAAAAGTAAAAATCATAGAACCAGGTGCCATAGCTACCGATTTCGCCGGCCGTTCGCTTGATTTTAGCAATGACGAGAGTTTGACCGAATATCAGTCAATCGCTGGAAAGGTATTGGCCGGAATGCCTGCCTTTTTTGAGCACGCTTCACCGGCAAGCGTTGTTGCCGATGTTATTTATGAAGCCGCTACCGACGGCACCACCAAATTAAGATATACAGCAGGAGAAGATGCCAGAGAAACAATAGCCAACCGTCTTCAGGCAGACGATGCAAGCTTTATGGGAACGATAAGAACACAGTTCGGACTTTAATTTGAATGGCGCCCTTGCCAGTTGAAGGGCGCTATTGTTTATATTTACAATCAATGAGCACATTCCTCCACCTGCAAACCATTTCAGACTTGTTCCGCTTTTTTCAGCTTGATCATTCAGTCAGGCATCCCTTGGTTGCGGTGGTTGATTTTAGCCTGGTAAACGAAGATTTACAAAACGAAATCAAACTTTCCACGGATTTCTATTCGTTGATCTGCAAAAACTACAACAGGAATAACGTCAGGTATGGCCGTAAGATTGTTGACTTTCAGGGTGGCAGCCTGATTTGTATGGCACCAAACCAGGTGCTTGAACTGGAAAAGGAGATTGAGCCGACAGCAATAGTAGCCGGTTGGGGCTTGTTTTTCCATCCGGATCTGATCAGGGCAACAACGCTGAACGATAAGATGAAGGATTACAGCTTCTTTTCGTATGAAATATCAGAAGCGCTTCACCTTTCGGAAAAAGAGAACCTTGTGTTAATGGAATGCGTGTCAAAAATAGAAACTGAATTAAAGGAAAATATTGATATTCACAGCCAGGCCATCATTGTATCTACTATCGAATTGCTGTTAAACTATTGCTCCCGTTTTTATGGCAGGCAATTCATCACCCGTAAAAACTCTAATAACGCCGTAGTTACGCAGGTTGAAAATATCCTAAAAGACTATTTTAAGCAGGCTGATATCAGCGAGAAAGGCTTGCCTACAGTAAAACAACTGGCCGAGCAGGTATATCTATCTCCTGGCTATTTAAGCGACCTGCTCAAAAAGGAAACGGGTAAAAACGCCCAGGATCACATCCATTATTATTTGATTGAGGAAGCCAAAAACATATTGCTAAATACCGGCAAATCCGTTGCAGAGATCGCCTACACCCTTGGATTTGAATATCCACAGTACTTTAACAAACTTTTCAAGCAAAAGACAGGTAAAACACCGTTAGAATTTAGGAGTATTTAAATATGCTCTCTGTACCCCTACTTAACCTGAGAATCAGTACTAAATTTATCATCCCATATAATTTCCTGCTTCTTGCTGGAAATTACTTTACCCCTTTGCATTGAATAATCTTTAACAAAATTTATCCCTTGCACACTTTCAGGTTTGAAATTACGCAGGAAATTAAAATCCAAAGCCCTGAAGCTAAAAGATTCCCATTGATAAGGATGCGAACCACTGGTATAGTAAGTTCGTATCTCTTTTACCGCCTTATCCAGTTTATTGAAATGGATAACCTGGTAACCAGGGTTATTTTGGTTCCTGGTATCCAGACCGGGTGCTATAGCTACATAGGAAATTAATTTTCCATGATCAGAAATCGTTTCAGCATCGTTCATATGTGTATGACCTGCAAGTTGAAACTTTATGGTTGAAGCATAGGCCTTAACAATACTTAAGTAAAGTTCTTTAATATTTGAATGCCAGAATGGCCCGTCTGCATAACGGTCTGTTCCTGGTGGGATGTGGTAAACCATCCAGACCTTTTTATGCTTTTTACTATCCTCGCGCAGCGTTTTCTTTAGCCAATCCAACTCTTTTATTGCCTCGTTATCCGGCCCGAATGCAAAAAGCAAAGTGTTAAGTACAATGACAGACAGATCGCCTTTATCGTAAGTATAATAGCCTCCTTTTTTAAAAGTGTTATAGATATGATTATTGTGGTCAATACGCGCCAGCAGTGAATTATAAAATATGCGGTAAGTTGTGGTATCCGGTGTGTTATGCCGTGCGCAATCGTTATTTCCTAAGGCAGGCAGTATGATGGCGTTTTTGTCAATTTGATGAACATGATCTATCACATATTTGAAGGTTCTGCCCATATCCACTTCAGCATGATTCTCCCCATGTGAAAGAAGATCACCGGGCATAATAATAAACGTATATTTTCCCGATCCTGCATTTTTTGTCGCCGATTTAAAAAGCGCAGTATCGGTATCTACCTTGTGATAAAACACATCCGGTTTCAAATTTAGATCAACGTGTACGTCTGATAAAACCAATACAGAATCTGTTTGGGCTTGCGCGAGCAAAGGAAACAATGCGAGGAGCAATGAAAGTAACTTTTTCATGGGTTAATTATAGGCGAGATATTTTACCAGTACTAAAATATTGATAATTATATATTTACAACAAACATTCTTCTTATTAATCTTTTGAATGCTACAAAACAAAAAAGCACTTAGATTTTCATCATAAGTGCTTTTTATTTCAGTGCGCCCACCTGGGCTCGAACCAGGGACCAAAAGATTATGAGTCTTCTACTCTAACCGACTGAGCTATAGGCGCGGTTATTTTGTTTTTGTTTGCGGGTGCAATTTTACATATTTGCGGCCATATCTCAAACTCTTTTTATGGAAAATATTAAAAATATCATCTTCGATTATGGCAATGTTATTTTCAGCCTTAGCTTCGCCAGTGTACAACAAGCATGGAATCAGTTAGGTATCGCCAACCCCGAAACGTTTTTTGGTCACAAAACCCAGGATGAAATTTTTGATAAATTTGATCGCGGCGAGGTTACAGCTGCCCAATTTAGGGAGTATGTAAGGGAAAAAACCAACAATCCCTCGCTTACCGATACGCAAATTGATGCCGCATGGAACAGTATTTTAGTTGGAATTGCCGAGGGCAACCACGATTTGCTGTTAAAGTTAAAAGATAAATACCGTACTTTTTTGCTCAGCAACATCAATGCTATCCATTTTGATTATATCATGAACTATCTTAAAACCGATTTTGGCTTTGATGGTAACGATCACCTGTTTGAAAAAACATACTACTCGCACCTTACAGGTAAGCGCAAACCAGAGCCGGCTATTTTTGAGCAAGTATTGAGAGAGAATAATTTAAACCCTGAGGAAACTTTATTCATTGACGATAGTCCGCAACACCTTGAGTCCGCCAAAAAACTGGGCATTCAAACCTTTTTGATGACAGCACCGGATACTATACAGCTATTTGCAAAAAGGGAGCATCTAATTTAATAAATACTCCCTTTTTTTAGTCTTTATAAATTAAGCGCTTCGGCGCTTTCTTTCTTTAGCTATTAAGCTAAGCTCACGGCTCATTTGCCCGGCTATAGCCGTATTTTCCTGTGCACGGCGGAACAAGTATGGTAATACGGCCTTAACCGGTCCGTATGGCACGTATTTAGCTACATTATAATCTGCGTCAGCCAGGTTAAAGCTGAGGTTATCGCTCATGCCCAGCAATTGCGAAAAATAAACATGCGGGTGTTTATGATCAATACCTTTGTTGTCCAGCAGCTCGGCCAGCAAACGACAGCTTTCTTCGTTATGTGTACCTGCAATAAAAGCGATCTGTTCAATATGGCTGGTACAGTAATCAAGCGCCGAATCATAATCAAGATCGGCAGATTTTTTATCGGGCTGAATTGGAGAAGGATATCCTTTTTCTTCGGCACGTCTACGTTCTTTTTCCATGTAGGCACCACGTACAATTTTTGCACCCAGTATAAACCCTTCACTTTGAGCTATGGCGTGGTCGTTTAACATGGAGGCCAACTTATCATGCCTGTACATTTGATAGGTGTTATATACTATAGGCTTTTGCTTGTTAAACTGCGTCATCATGGTAAGCGCCAAAAGGTCGATAGTGTCCTGGATCCAGCTTTCTTCGGCATCTATCATTACAGGCACATTATTTTTAAATGCTTTGTCGCAAATGGCCAACACCCGGGCTTGTACCCTTCTCCACTCCTCTTCCTCTGTGTCGTTTAATTTAAGACGAGCATCTAATTTTTCAAGCAGACCAAAACGGCCTACCCCCGTTATTTTAAATACAGTAAGGGGGATGGCTTTATCTTTAGCAGCACGCTCAATGGTACGGATGATCTCATCACGGGTACTGTCAAACACAGTTTCTTCTTCCTCTCCCTCTACCGAATAATCTAAAATAGTACCTACCCGGCCGCTGTAAAGGTTTTTAATGGTATTATCACATTCGGCAATGGTTTCGCCGCCGCAAAAGTGCTTAAATATCGTAGCTTTGATAATACTCTTTATCGGCAGGCCAATCTTCATGGCAAAATTGGTGACCGGAGGGCCTATCTTTACTAAAAAGTTGATATTGATCATCCTGAACAGCCAGTAAGCCCGGTTCAGATCGGTATTGGATGAATGGCGAAAAGCTATTTCTGTATTTTCAAATGAGGGCGTATTTCGCCCTTGATTATTGTTAGTTTCAAAAGAGGTCATCTGCAAAATTATAAAATGATAACTCATAATTGCATGAATAGTTTATTTTTGCCATCCCATGATCGAATTTAAGTTAGAAGGGGACTTTATCCCAATGATCCAGCTTCTCAAAGCTGCGAACTTAGTACAAACCGGCGGCGAGGCGCAAATAGTTGTAACTGAGGGCCTCGTGAAGTATAACGGCACAGTTGACTACCGCAAACGCCTTAAAGTAAAAAGAGGTGACACGGTTGAGTTTGATGGGAATAAAATTATAGTAATATAATAATGAACACTATTCTAAGCGATAACTACTCGGTTTATTTTGACAATAGCCTTGATGAGTTAGTTGATTTTATTAAAAAAGGTAACTACTCCAAATTTTTTATTTTAACCGACGAAAATACCGGAGAGCACTGTCTGCCATTACTAACAAGCAAACTTACCGGCTTTAATAATTATGACCTGATAGAGATCACATCGGGCGAGGAAAGCAAGAACATAGATTTTTGTGTAGGCGTTTGGAAAATGCTGATTGATTTTGGTGCCGACCGTAAAAGCCTGATGATCAATTTAGGAGGCGGTGTTATTACAGACATGGGAGGCTTTGCGGCATCTACCTATAAAAGAGGGATTGATTTTGTACAGGTGCCCACTACCCTGCTTTCGCAGGTTGACGCTTCTGTTGGTGGCAAAACAGGTATTGATGTTGATGGTATCAAAAACATCATTGGTACATTTACTATGCCTAAAGCTGTTTTTATCGCCCATGAGTTTTTACAAAGCCTTCCGGCACGACAAATCCTTTCAGGCCTGGCCGAAATGCTTAAACACGGTTTAATTGTTGACACTGCATATTGGAATAATCTGAAAAACAGCGATCTTAAAAGCCCATCAGTTGAGCTTGTTCATCGTTCTGTGGAGATCAAGAACCAGATTACTATCGAGGATCCGCATGAGAAAGGCATCCGCAAGGCACTTAACTTTGGGCATACTATCGGCCACGCCGTTGAAACTTACTCTTTATTGCATGATGAAGGTAGCCTTTCGCACGGCGAGGCTGTAGCCATTGGAATGATCTGCGAATCATACCTTG includes:
- a CDS encoding sulfatase family protein encodes the protein MYRNVFVALLLVVPVIVSAQRRSKHAPLPNVIYIYADDLGYGDLSCYSKNGIHTPNLDKLAASGIRFTNAHATSATCTPSRYALMTGKYPWRQTGTAILPGDAALIIPTDKTTLPNLFKKAGYRTAIVGKWHLGLGEAVAKDWNGEVKPGPNEVGFDYSFIFPATADRVPTVFLENHKVLALEANDPISVDYSKKIGNDPTGEEHPELLKLKSSPGQGHNQTIVNGIGRIGYMSGGKLAHWTDEELSSTFLAKAEGFIEDQRKEPFFLYFALTEPHVPRMPATRFKGKSGRGLRGDAILQLDWTVGEIMKQLKYLGLEKNTLIVFSSDNGPVLDDGYQDEAEEKFKGHPPAGPLRGGKYSVLEGGTRVPFLVSWLGKINPQVSSAMVSQIDLIASFSKLLGQPIPTGDASDSENVLDALLGQNKNGRSLLVEQGIGNSIAIVKDGWKYIPPNNGEAVMKLVNIETGNLGLPQLYNLNEDIGEQTNLATKYPDKVKELALLLSNIRNK
- a CDS encoding SDR family oxidoreductase, with the protein product MNKTILITGASSGIGAATAKLFQAKGWNVIATMRQQEKQTELNATDNLLLTRLDVLDLESIQNAVNEGIKKFGKIDVLVNNAGYGAFGILESFTRDQIIRQFNTNVIGLVDVTKALLPHFRANKSGVIINISSIGGKMTFPLGTLYHGTKFAVEGISESLSYEVEEFGGKVKIIEPGAIATDFAGRSLDFSNDESLTEYQSIAGKVLAGMPAFFEHASPASVVADVIYEAATDGTTKLRYTAGEDARETIANRLQADDASFMGTIRTQFGL
- a CDS encoding helix-turn-helix domain-containing protein, with translation MSTFLHLQTISDLFRFFQLDHSVRHPLVAVVDFSLVNEDLQNEIKLSTDFYSLICKNYNRNNVRYGRKIVDFQGGSLICMAPNQVLELEKEIEPTAIVAGWGLFFHPDLIRATTLNDKMKDYSFFSYEISEALHLSEKENLVLMECVSKIETELKENIDIHSQAIIVSTIELLLNYCSRFYGRQFITRKNSNNAVVTQVENILKDYFKQADISEKGLPTVKQLAEQVYLSPGYLSDLLKKETGKNAQDHIHYYLIEEAKNILLNTGKSVAEIAYTLGFEYPQYFNKLFKQKTGKTPLEFRSI
- a CDS encoding HAD family hydrolase, which translates into the protein MENIKNIIFDYGNVIFSLSFASVQQAWNQLGIANPETFFGHKTQDEIFDKFDRGEVTAAQFREYVREKTNNPSLTDTQIDAAWNSILVGIAEGNHDLLLKLKDKYRTFLLSNINAIHFDYIMNYLKTDFGFDGNDHLFEKTYYSHLTGKRKPEPAIFEQVLRENNLNPEETLFIDDSPQHLESAKKLGIQTFLMTAPDTIQLFAKREHLI
- a CDS encoding proline dehydrogenase family protein, giving the protein MTSFETNNNQGRNTPSFENTEIAFRHSSNTDLNRAYWLFRMININFLVKIGPPVTNFAMKIGLPIKSIIKATIFKHFCGGETIAECDNTIKNLYSGRVGTILDYSVEGEEEETVFDSTRDEIIRTIERAAKDKAIPLTVFKITGVGRFGLLEKLDARLKLNDTEEEEWRRVQARVLAICDKAFKNNVPVMIDAEESWIQDTIDLLALTMMTQFNKQKPIVYNTYQMYRHDKLASMLNDHAIAQSEGFILGAKIVRGAYMEKERRRAEEKGYPSPIQPDKKSADLDYDSALDYCTSHIEQIAFIAGTHNEESCRLLAELLDNKGIDHKHPHVYFSQLLGMSDNLSFNLADADYNVAKYVPYGPVKAVLPYLFRRAQENTAIAGQMSRELSLIAKERKRRSA
- a CDS encoding RNA-binding S4 domain-containing protein, producing the protein MIEFKLEGDFIPMIQLLKAANLVQTGGEAQIVVTEGLVKYNGTVDYRKRLKVKRGDTVEFDGNKIIVI
- the aroB gene encoding 3-dehydroquinate synthase, translating into MNTILSDNYSVYFDNSLDELVDFIKKGNYSKFFILTDENTGEHCLPLLTSKLTGFNNYDLIEITSGEESKNIDFCVGVWKMLIDFGADRKSLMINLGGGVITDMGGFAASTYKRGIDFVQVPTTLLSQVDASVGGKTGIDVDGIKNIIGTFTMPKAVFIAHEFLQSLPARQILSGLAEMLKHGLIVDTAYWNNLKNSDLKSPSVELVHRSVEIKNQITIEDPHEKGIRKALNFGHTIGHAVETYSLLHDEGSLSHGEAVAIGMICESYLAHKKTGLTSDELHEIVKVLTDLYPKYTIKEENFDELLLNMKKDKKNVGDEINCTLLTRIGQFSIDNVCTADELCESLRYYINL